One genomic segment of Thalassospiraceae bacterium LMO-SO8 includes these proteins:
- a CDS encoding TRAP transporter small permease subunit, which produces MADHDPIPGELDITDELIAERRGDPSGKMPDDMPRWMALAITGIDRFSLVIGHIVCWLTVPLFIAMVYEVVARYVFVAPTMWAYDVSRMLYGALFMLGAGYALSKGVHIRADFLYRLWPDKVQGRIDLLLYLVLYFPGMLVFLYMATDFASLAWIRGEKGMDTAWMPHMGPIKTALPVGIALLIIQGISETLKSYYAATKGRWP; this is translated from the coding sequence ATGGCCGATCACGACCCAATTCCCGGTGAGCTTGATATCACCGATGAGCTGATCGCCGAGCGCCGGGGCGACCCGTCGGGCAAGATGCCGGACGACATGCCCCGCTGGATGGCGCTTGCGATCACCGGCATCGACCGATTCAGTCTCGTCATAGGCCACATCGTCTGTTGGCTGACGGTGCCGCTGTTCATCGCCATGGTCTACGAGGTGGTGGCGCGCTACGTGTTCGTCGCACCCACCATGTGGGCCTATGACGTGTCGCGCATGTTGTATGGTGCCCTGTTCATGCTCGGCGCCGGTTACGCCCTGTCGAAGGGCGTGCACATCCGCGCCGATTTCCTGTACCGCCTGTGGCCGGACAAGGTTCAGGGCCGCATCGATCTGCTGCTGTATCTGGTGCTCTATTTCCCCGGCATGCTGGTGTTTCTCTATATGGCGACGGATTTCGCCTCGCTTGCCTGGATCCGGGGCGAGAAGGGCATGGATACCGCCTGGATGCCGCACATGGGCCCGATCAAGACGGCGCTGCCCGTGGGCATCGCGCTGCTGATCATTCAGGGCATTTCGGAAACGCTCAAAAGCTATTACGCCGCGACTAAGGGAAGGTGGCCCTGA
- a CDS encoding TRAP transporter substrate-binding protein: MNKIKSLFAVFALMAFATAAVFTPGTAEAKKVKIRVQSVIPAKADEVTMLKDFAANVAALTNNEVQIEVLPAGAVVGVKETLEAVDKGLIEGGFAWTHYWSGYHPAAMLFGSPVAGGGVGMDNIAWVSWYQYGGGRALYEQLWKEMGMNIKGFILQPVGPEALGWFKEPINSMADFRKYRFRTPPGIPGQTYKDIGVASVAMGGGDILPALEKGVIDAAEWCCPKPDMVFGFQKVLKHYYLQGLHQVVVNADMYLNGDVWKSLTPHQQQAMEIAADASLSRAMSWRIYENGKALKELTEKHGVILHDTPADYFTEYMEAARKSLEKNAAENPFFKKVWDSQKAFADIAVPFWAGAQTSNANLGNAYAKSKK, from the coding sequence ATGAACAAAATCAAATCTCTATTTGCCGTGTTCGCCCTTATGGCGTTCGCGACGGCGGCGGTCTTCACGCCGGGCACGGCCGAGGCCAAGAAGGTCAAAATCCGCGTTCAGTCGGTGATCCCGGCGAAGGCCGACGAAGTCACCATGTTGAAGGATTTCGCCGCCAACGTCGCGGCGCTGACCAACAACGAGGTCCAGATCGAAGTGTTGCCCGCGGGTGCGGTCGTCGGCGTCAAGGAAACGCTGGAAGCCGTCGACAAAGGCCTGATCGAAGGCGGATTCGCCTGGACCCATTATTGGTCCGGCTATCATCCGGCCGCCATGCTGTTCGGCTCGCCCGTCGCGGGCGGCGGTGTCGGCATGGACAACATCGCCTGGGTCAGCTGGTATCAGTACGGCGGTGGCCGCGCGCTTTATGAGCAGCTCTGGAAAGAGATGGGCATGAACATCAAGGGCTTCATCCTGCAGCCCGTCGGCCCGGAAGCCCTCGGCTGGTTCAAGGAGCCCATCAACTCCATGGCCGATTTCCGCAAGTACCGGTTCCGCACGCCTCCGGGCATCCCCGGTCAGACCTACAAGGACATCGGCGTCGCGTCGGTGGCCATGGGCGGCGGCGACATCCTGCCGGCCCTGGAAAAGGGCGTGATCGACGCCGCCGAATGGTGCTGCCCGAAACCGGACATGGTGTTCGGCTTCCAGAAGGTGTTGAAGCATTACTATCTGCAAGGCCTGCATCAGGTGGTCGTCAACGCCGACATGTACCTGAACGGCGATGTCTGGAAGAGCCTGACCCCGCATCAGCAGCAGGCGATGGAAATCGCCGCCGATGCCTCGTTGTCGCGTGCCATGAGCTGGCGCATCTACGAAAACGGCAAGGCGCTGAAGGAACTGACGGAAAAGCACGGCGTCATCCTGCATGACACCCCCGCCGACTACTTCACCGAGTACATGGAAGCAGCCCGCAAGAGCCTTGAGAAGAACGCCGCCGAAAACCCGTTCTTCAAGAAGGTCTGGGATTCCCAGAAGGCCTTCGCGGACATCGCGGTGCCATTCTGGGCCGGGGCGCAAACCTCGAACGCCAATCTCGGCAACGCCTACGCCAAGAGCAAGAAGTAG
- a CDS encoding choline dehydrogenase: protein MDEATSPLSDAPVYDYIVIGAGSAGCVLANRLSADSAKRVLLLEAGGRDTNPWIHVPVGYFKTINNPATDWCFKTAPDPGLGGRSISWPRGKVLGGSSSINGLLYVRGQPQDFDHWRQLGNVGWSFTDVLPYFRRAENQERGADDFHGAGGPLAVSDMRVRREICDAVIKAAGELGIPERDDFNRDDQEGAGYFQLTTRNGLRCSTAVGYLNPVKSRQNLDIRTHAQVRNLILEDGRCAGVAFDVKGVAQAAACRGEVILSAGAIGSPQILMLSGIGPAQHLTDMGVAVTQDLAGVGGNLQDHLQLRTIYRTHRPITLNDQARNPIQKVMMGLEFLFRRSGPLTMGASQVAIFAKTRPELETPDIQYHVQPWSADSPGEGTHRFSAFTLSVCQLRPESRGDIRLASPDPFAHPAIRPNYLSTELDRRTAIDSLKLTRRLVETKTLAPYVAEEMRPGGDAQTDDELLEGARRIAQTIYHPVGTCKMGRDPNAVVDDRLRVRGIRGLRVADASIMPTITSGNTNAPAIMIGEKASDMIIEDNR, encoded by the coding sequence ATGGACGAAGCGACCTCCCCCCTCTCCGACGCCCCGGTCTATGATTACATCGTCATCGGCGCCGGTTCGGCCGGCTGCGTGCTGGCCAACCGGCTGAGCGCCGATTCGGCCAAGCGGGTGCTTCTGCTGGAGGCTGGCGGGCGCGACACGAACCCCTGGATTCACGTCCCCGTCGGCTATTTCAAGACCATCAACAATCCGGCGACGGACTGGTGCTTCAAGACCGCCCCCGACCCGGGCCTGGGCGGACGCTCCATCAGTTGGCCGCGCGGCAAGGTCCTGGGCGGATCCAGTTCCATCAACGGCCTGCTTTACGTGCGCGGCCAGCCGCAGGACTTCGACCATTGGCGGCAATTGGGCAACGTCGGATGGTCGTTCACGGACGTGCTGCCCTATTTCCGCCGCGCCGAAAACCAGGAACGGGGCGCCGACGACTTTCATGGCGCGGGCGGCCCCCTGGCGGTATCGGACATGCGGGTGCGCCGGGAAATCTGCGACGCCGTCATCAAGGCGGCGGGCGAACTCGGTATTCCCGAACGGGACGATTTCAACCGCGACGACCAGGAAGGGGCCGGCTATTTCCAGCTGACGACCCGCAACGGCCTGCGCTGCTCGACCGCCGTCGGTTACCTGAACCCGGTCAAAAGCCGCCAGAATTTGGACATCCGCACCCATGCCCAGGTCCGCAACCTGATCCTGGAGGACGGCCGCTGCGCCGGCGTCGCCTTCGACGTGAAGGGCGTGGCCCAGGCCGCCGCCTGCCGGGGCGAGGTGATCCTATCGGCAGGCGCCATCGGCTCGCCGCAGATTCTCATGTTGTCGGGCATCGGCCCGGCGCAGCACCTGACGGACATGGGCGTTGCCGTGACCCAGGACCTGGCCGGCGTCGGCGGCAACCTGCAGGATCACCTGCAATTGCGCACCATCTACCGCACCCACCGCCCGATCACCCTGAACGACCAGGCCCGAAACCCGATCCAGAAGGTCATGATGGGCCTGGAATTCCTGTTCCGGCGCTCCGGCCCCCTGACCATGGGCGCAAGCCAGGTCGCGATCTTCGCCAAGACCCGGCCGGAACTGGAAACGCCGGACATCCAATACCATGTGCAGCCATGGAGTGCGGACAGCCCCGGTGAGGGCACGCACCGATTCTCGGCCTTTACCCTGTCGGTCTGCCAACTGCGCCCGGAAAGCCGGGGGGACATCCGCCTCGCCTCCCCCGATCCCTTCGCCCATCCGGCGATCCGTCCCAACTACCTGTCGACGGAGCTGGACCGCCGCACGGCCATCGATTCCCTGAAGCTGACGCGCCGTCTGGTCGAAACAAAGACCCTGGCCCCCTATGTCGCCGAGGAAATGCGTCCCGGCGGCGACGCCCAAACCGATGACGAACTGCTGGAAGGGGCGCGGCGCATCGCACAGACCATTTATCATCCCGTCGGGACCTGTAAGATGGGCCGCGATCCGAACGCCGTCGTCGACGACCGGCTTCGGGTCCGGGGCATCCGGGGCTTAAGGGTCGCCGACGCCTCGATCATGCCGACCATCACGTCGGGCAATACCAACGCGCCGGCCATCATGATCGGCGAAAAGGCGTCCGACATGATTATCGAAGACAACCGCTAG
- a CDS encoding YjbE family putative metal transport protein (Members of this highly hydrophobic protein family,regularly are found preceded by the yybP-ykoY manganese riboswitch (see RF00080). A metal cation transport function is proposed.), protein MEFLDPLLNFNFKAFASIVFIDLVMSGDNAIIIGMAAAGLPIALRRKAIAIGIIVATVLRIAFASVTYQLLSIIGLTLAGGLLLLWVAFKMWQEIRAGSLEMPDPDAEGSAEGKTLRSAVTSIIIADVTMSLDNVLAVAGAAHDAPGMLVFGLVLSILLMAFAANWVASLLEKHKWLAYAGLLVVAYVAVEMIWRGGNQVATAAAGVL, encoded by the coding sequence GTGGAATTTCTCGACCCCCTCCTCAATTTCAATTTCAAGGCCTTCGCCTCCATCGTCTTCATCGATCTGGTGATGTCCGGCGACAACGCCATCATCATCGGCATGGCGGCGGCGGGCCTGCCCATAGCACTCCGGCGCAAGGCCATCGCCATCGGCATCATCGTCGCCACGGTGCTGCGCATCGCCTTCGCCTCGGTCACCTATCAGCTACTGTCGATCATCGGGCTGACCCTGGCGGGCGGCTTGCTACTGCTGTGGGTCGCCTTCAAGATGTGGCAGGAAATCCGCGCGGGAAGCCTGGAAATGCCCGACCCGGACGCCGAAGGCAGCGCCGAGGGCAAGACGCTGCGCAGCGCCGTGACCTCGATCATCATCGCCGACGTCACCATGTCGCTGGACAACGTGCTGGCCGTCGCCGGCGCCGCCCACGACGCACCGGGCATGCTGGTGTTCGGCCTGGTCCTGTCGATCCTGCTGATGGCCTTCGCCGCCAACTGGGTGGCGTCGCTCTTGGAAAAGCACAAATGGCTGGCCTACGCCGGGCTGCTCGTCGTCGCCTATGTGGCCGTGGAAATGATCTGGCGCGGCGGCAATCAGGTCGCGACCGCCGCGGCGGGGGTGCTCTGA
- a CDS encoding CoA ester lyase: MTDKNTTGAERPIVWRSLLYVPTNNEKFVAKAHTRGADGIILDLEDSVPEQERQRARDMLPDAVKSVTQSGADPIVRINRPLRHMVKDVEAAVKAGARALFVTKVDGAGHLKLVAELVGEVEREAGRPQGSVKLAAMVETADAYFRAHAIARASSRLIGMNLGGEDFAMEMGMVPDTETLLVPKQTVMIAAKAAGLMAMGFIGTVADYNDTEGFRAAVRKSVKFGFDCASVIHPSGVAILNEEFTPSAEAVDHARRVIDAYAEAQKAGKGAITVDGKMIDVPIVIRAERLLARYEAIRARAGN, from the coding sequence ATGACCGATAAAAATACCACCGGTGCGGAACGGCCGATTGTCTGGCGTTCGCTGCTTTACGTTCCCACCAACAACGAAAAGTTCGTCGCCAAGGCCCATACCCGGGGCGCCGACGGCATCATCCTGGACCTGGAAGACAGCGTCCCCGAACAGGAACGCCAGCGCGCCCGCGACATGCTGCCCGACGCGGTCAAATCGGTGACACAGTCGGGCGCCGATCCCATCGTGCGCATCAACCGGCCGCTGCGCCACATGGTCAAGGACGTGGAGGCGGCGGTGAAGGCGGGGGCGCGGGCCCTGTTCGTGACCAAGGTCGACGGCGCGGGGCACTTGAAGCTGGTCGCCGAACTGGTCGGCGAGGTCGAGCGCGAGGCGGGCCGGCCGCAAGGATCGGTCAAGCTGGCCGCCATGGTTGAGACGGCGGATGCGTACTTCCGGGCCCATGCCATCGCCCGGGCCTCGTCGCGCCTGATCGGCATGAACCTGGGCGGCGAGGACTTCGCCATGGAAATGGGCATGGTCCCGGATACGGAAACCCTGCTGGTGCCCAAGCAGACGGTGATGATCGCGGCCAAGGCGGCGGGCCTGATGGCCATGGGTTTCATCGGCACGGTCGCCGACTACAACGACACCGAAGGCTTCCGCGCCGCGGTGCGCAAATCGGTCAAGTTCGGTTTCGACTGCGCCAGTGTCATCCACCCGTCGGGCGTGGCGATCCTGAACGAGGAATTCACCCCCTCGGCGGAAGCGGTCGACCATGCCCGCCGCGTGATCGACGCCTATGCCGAGGCGCAGAAGGCGGGCAAGGGGGCGATCACGGTGGACGGCAAGATGATTGACGTGCCGATCGTGATCCGCGCCGAACGCCTGCTGGCGCGTTACGAGGCGATCCGGGCCCGCGCCGGAAACTGA
- a CDS encoding CoA transferase — protein MTEKSPKSGPIRLDANKVDMSQFGLHKKDYQPEVKGPLHGVRVVDMSRLVCGNLLTFNLGDMGAEVIKIEPAGKGDPLRAWGDGGIEAQWKVYARNKKSMALDLRDPQAIAIVKKLAESAQILVEGFRPGRLEEMDLAPETLWAINPKLVIVRISGYGQSGPYKERPGFGSVVESMSGFASRNGFGDREPVLPPFALADSVAGLQGAFATMVALRAAEQDGGRGQVVDLALLEPLYAIMGPEALVYQLTGKSRPRTGSSSTTASPRNVYETSDGKFIGMSASIQTMAERVFRMIGREDLITKEGFRTNMERVKNREEVDRIVGAWIKTKTLAEVARTFEEQSITASPIYEQEDILRDEHFREREVIIELPDDQLGTVPMQNVSPRLSETPGVIRTPAPLRGQHSVALLEELGYGLAEIENLKEKGVVEG, from the coding sequence ATGACCGAGAAATCCCCCAAAAGCGGCCCGATACGGCTGGACGCCAACAAGGTCGACATGTCGCAGTTCGGCCTGCACAAAAAAGACTACCAGCCCGAGGTCAAGGGGCCGCTGCACGGGGTGCGCGTGGTCGACATGTCGCGCCTGGTCTGCGGCAACCTGCTGACCTTCAACCTGGGCGACATGGGGGCCGAGGTCATCAAAATCGAACCGGCGGGCAAGGGCGATCCGCTGCGCGCCTGGGGCGACGGCGGGATCGAGGCGCAATGGAAGGTCTACGCGCGGAACAAGAAAAGCATGGCGCTCGACCTGCGCGATCCCCAGGCCATCGCCATCGTGAAGAAGCTGGCCGAGAGCGCGCAGATTCTGGTCGAGGGTTTTCGCCCCGGCCGGCTTGAGGAAATGGACCTGGCGCCCGAAACCCTTTGGGCGATCAACCCCAAGCTGGTGATCGTGCGCATCTCGGGCTATGGCCAGTCGGGCCCTTATAAGGAACGCCCGGGGTTCGGCTCCGTCGTCGAAAGCATGTCGGGCTTCGCGTCGCGCAACGGCTTCGGCGACCGGGAGCCGGTGCTGCCGCCCTTCGCGCTGGCGGACTCGGTGGCCGGGCTGCAAGGCGCCTTCGCCACGATGGTGGCGCTCCGCGCCGCCGAACAGGACGGCGGCCGTGGCCAGGTCGTCGACCTGGCGCTGCTCGAGCCCCTTTACGCCATCATGGGGCCGGAGGCCCTGGTTTATCAGCTGACGGGTAAAAGCCGCCCGCGCACGGGCTCGTCCTCGACCACGGCATCACCGCGCAACGTGTACGAAACATCCGACGGCAAGTTCATCGGCATGTCGGCGTCGATCCAGACCATGGCCGAACGGGTGTTCCGCATGATCGGCCGGGAAGATCTGATCACAAAGGAAGGCTTCCGCACCAACATGGAGCGCGTGAAGAACCGCGAGGAAGTGGACCGCATCGTCGGCGCCTGGATCAAGACCAAGACCCTGGCCGAGGTCGCCAGGACGTTCGAGGAACAGAGCATCACCGCCTCGCCGATTTACGAGCAGGAAGACATCCTGCGCGACGAACACTTCCGCGAGCGTGAGGTGATCATCGAACTGCCCGACGATCAATTGGGCACCGTGCCCATGCAGAACGTCAGCCCGCGCCTGTCGGAAACGCCGGGCGTGATCCGCACGCCGGCCCCGCTTCGGGGACAGCATTCCGTGGCGTTGCTCGAGGAACTGGGCTACGGCCTGGCCGAGATTGAAAATCTGAAAGAAAAGGGAGTGGTCGAAGGATGA
- a CDS encoding cyclase family protein → MTNPRWVNRPEGSNWGDFGPDDEKGRMNLLTPEVVMKGVAEVKEGLTFCLSMPLDMPGGNSVNPKRHPPVLHPTKQDGAPYYNFIWNEHSLPGSTDVSADDMVVLHTQYSTQWDSLAHFGQLFDADGDGVAEPCYYNGWRAGTDVADPDVHNHVKTDRLGIENMAESCVQGRGVLIDLHGHFGNARVAVNHAMLMEVMDKDGVTVEEGDMVLLHTGWDEMILSMAGNPDAKKLHSSCAVLDGWDDKLLQWITDSGLTILVSDNMAVENTHYDSRPEDDHCRLPIHRHCLFKIGVHLGEIWYLAELKKALKARGRSRFLLTAPPLRLPGSVGSPATPVATI, encoded by the coding sequence ATGACCAACCCGCGCTGGGTCAATCGCCCCGAGGGATCGAACTGGGGCGATTTCGGCCCCGACGACGAAAAGGGCCGCATGAACCTGCTGACGCCCGAGGTCGTGATGAAGGGCGTTGCCGAGGTCAAGGAAGGACTGACCTTCTGTCTCTCCATGCCGCTCGACATGCCGGGCGGCAATTCCGTCAATCCGAAGCGCCATCCGCCGGTCCTCCATCCGACCAAGCAGGACGGGGCCCCTTATTACAACTTCATCTGGAACGAACATTCCCTGCCGGGCTCGACCGACGTCAGCGCCGACGACATGGTCGTGCTGCACACCCAGTATTCGACGCAGTGGGACTCACTCGCCCACTTCGGGCAGCTGTTCGACGCCGACGGCGATGGGGTGGCGGAGCCCTGTTACTACAACGGCTGGCGCGCCGGCACCGACGTCGCCGACCCGGACGTGCACAACCACGTCAAGACCGACCGTCTGGGCATCGAGAACATGGCGGAAAGCTGCGTTCAGGGCCGGGGCGTGCTGATCGACCTGCACGGCCATTTCGGCAATGCGCGTGTCGCCGTGAACCACGCCATGCTGATGGAGGTGATGGACAAGGACGGCGTCACGGTGGAGGAGGGCGACATGGTCCTGCTGCACACGGGCTGGGACGAGATGATCCTGTCCATGGCGGGAAACCCGGACGCCAAGAAGCTGCACTCCAGCTGTGCCGTGCTCGACGGCTGGGACGACAAGCTTTTGCAGTGGATCACCGACAGCGGGCTGACGATTCTGGTGTCCGACAACATGGCGGTTGAGAACACCCATTACGACAGCCGTCCCGAGGACGACCACTGCCGCCTGCCGATCCACCGTCACTGCCTGTTCAAGATCGGCGTGCACCTGGGCGAGATCTGGTATCTGGCCGAATTGAAGAAGGCGCTGAAGGCGCGGGGCCGGTCGCGCTTCCTGTTGACCGCCCCGCCCCTGCGCCTGCCGGGCAGCGTGGGCTCCCCCGCGACGCCCGTCGCGACCATCTGA
- a CDS encoding DNA polymerase III subunit chi — MTDISFYHLERSPLEQALPKLLEKTLAAGKRALVLASSEERVEALAQTLWTYDPGSWLPHGTAKDGNPEDQPVWLSTDPETPNHATFLFLTDGATSEWVDAYERCFELFDGRDPDAVQAARERWKAYKAAGHDLTYLQQTAQGGWEKKA; from the coding sequence GTGACCGACATTTCCTTCTATCACCTGGAACGCTCGCCGCTCGAACAGGCCCTGCCCAAGCTGTTGGAAAAGACCCTGGCCGCCGGCAAGCGGGCGCTGGTGCTCGCGTCATCCGAGGAACGGGTCGAGGCCCTGGCCCAGACGCTCTGGACCTACGATCCCGGGTCCTGGCTGCCCCACGGCACGGCCAAGGACGGCAATCCGGAAGACCAGCCCGTGTGGCTGTCGACCGATCCGGAAACCCCCAATCACGCGACCTTCCTGTTCCTGACCGATGGTGCCACCTCGGAATGGGTCGACGCTTACGAGCGCTGCTTCGAGCTGTTCGACGGCCGCGACCCGGACGCCGTGCAGGCCGCGCGGGAGCGCTGGAAGGCCTACAAGGCCGCCGGCCACGACCTGACCTATTTGCAGCAGACGGCCCAGGGCGGCTGGGAGAAGAAGGCCTAA
- a CDS encoding leucyl aminopeptidase yields MKITFANPALPAQGVVVVTATEDAKLSKSATVLDVKLGGAITRAAKAAKFKGKAGESLDLMAPNTKFERVVVVGLGKPGELKDLGLQDAGGRIYALLSGQGAAATVVLDAVEGADIAAADMAANLGFGALLRSYRFDKYRTKEPKEKKPVLKSIKVLCPTSAKAKAAFTDMEKVAEGVFFTRDLVSEPPNVLYPATLAKEALALKKLGVKVTVLGEKEMTRLGMGALLGVGQGSARESKMVIMEWTGVAKSKPAKAQQPVAFVGKGVTFDTGGISIKPAAGMEDMKWDMGGSGVVIGLMKALAGRKAKVNAVGVVGLVENMPGGNAQRPSDIVKSMSGQTIEVLNTDAEGRLVLADALWYTQTKFKPKFVVDLATLTGAIIVALGNERAGMYANDDALADQIFQAGEAVDELVWRMPLGKAYDELINSDAADMQNIGGRWGGSITAAQFLQRFIKDGTPWVHLDIAGTTWSKKAKPVTPKGGTGYGVRLLDRLVADHYEAK; encoded by the coding sequence AGGCCGCCAAGTTCAAGGGCAAGGCGGGCGAAAGCCTCGACCTGATGGCGCCGAACACCAAGTTCGAGCGCGTCGTCGTGGTCGGCCTGGGCAAGCCGGGCGAATTGAAGGACCTGGGCTTGCAGGACGCGGGCGGGCGCATCTACGCGCTATTGTCCGGGCAGGGCGCCGCCGCCACCGTGGTGCTCGACGCCGTCGAGGGGGCGGATATCGCCGCCGCCGACATGGCCGCCAACCTGGGTTTCGGAGCGCTGCTGCGGTCCTACCGATTCGACAAGTACCGGACCAAGGAGCCCAAGGAAAAGAAGCCGGTCCTTAAATCGATCAAGGTGCTGTGCCCGACCTCGGCCAAGGCCAAGGCTGCCTTTACCGACATGGAAAAGGTCGCCGAGGGCGTGTTCTTTACCCGCGATCTGGTGTCGGAGCCGCCGAACGTTCTTTACCCCGCGACCCTGGCCAAGGAGGCCCTGGCGCTGAAGAAGCTGGGCGTCAAGGTCACGGTTCTGGGCGAAAAGGAAATGACCAGGCTGGGCATGGGCGCGCTTCTCGGCGTTGGCCAGGGCAGTGCCCGCGAAAGCAAGATGGTCATCATGGAATGGACCGGCGTGGCCAAGTCCAAGCCCGCCAAGGCGCAGCAGCCGGTTGCCTTCGTCGGCAAGGGCGTGACCTTCGACACCGGCGGCATCTCGATCAAGCCGGCCGCCGGCATGGAAGACATGAAGTGGGACATGGGCGGTTCGGGCGTGGTCATCGGCCTGATGAAGGCCCTGGCCGGACGCAAGGCCAAGGTCAACGCCGTCGGCGTGGTCGGCCTGGTCGAAAACATGCCGGGCGGCAACGCCCAGCGGCCGTCGGACATCGTCAAGTCCATGTCGGGCCAGACCATCGAGGTCCTGAACACGGACGCCGAGGGGCGCCTCGTCCTCGCCGATGCCTTGTGGTACACGCAGACCAAGTTCAAGCCGAAGTTCGTCGTCGATCTGGCGACCCTGACGGGGGCCATCATCGTCGCGCTGGGCAACGAGCGCGCAGGCATGTACGCCAACGACGACGCGCTCGCCGATCAGATCTTCCAGGCCGGCGAGGCCGTGGACGAACTGGTCTGGCGCATGCCGCTGGGCAAGGCCTATGACGAGCTGATCAATTCCGACGCCGCCGACATGCAGAACATCGGCGGGCGCTGGGGCGGGTCGATCACCGCGGCGCAATTCCTGCAACGCTTCATCAAGGACGGCACCCCCTGGGTCCACCTGGACATCGCCGGCACCACCTGGTCGAAGAAGGCCAAGCCGGTAACGCCCAAGGGCGGCACGGGATATGGCGTGCGTCTGCTGGACCGTCTGGTCGCCGACCATTACGAAGCCAAGTAA